TGCTTGAAAACGCTCCAAACTCCCCGACGCTAAACAATAATAAGCGATAACTTTATTGTCTTCAGTACAAACAACATAAGTTCGAGAACCCCGATTTTTTCCCCTTTCAGCGCTTGGTTTTTCAGCCAATCATTCAAAACTTGATTTTCACAATTAAAGTTTTCTACGTTGTGTTTTTCGTTGATTGGTTCTGGTTGCTTATACCTTATTCCCAAGGCGCTTTTTCCTTTAGTAACTGAGCTAATTTCTCATTGAATTTTGTGGGACGGTCAAGAATTTCGTTGAATGCTTCCCACTGTTCATCAGTAAGGTAAAAAGTTTTTTGCTCTAATAAAGTTTCTGTAGCCGCGTGGTAAGCAGCATCAATCACAAACGAAGTGCGAGTTTTACCGCAAACTTGTGCAGCAGCGTCAATTATTGAACGTATTTTGGGGTGAATTCTTAAATTGACCGTCTCAGACCGTAGTTGTTGTTCTGTACCCATATTAATATCTGTGACTAATGAGAGTGTATATATATTATACATACATTTACTGACAATGATTATGCTCAAGGATAAAATCTCGGCAGGTAATAACCTCAAAAATTATTAATGATATTTATAGTAGTCGAACTAATTCCTATAGTCATTCTGGTAAATAATCTAATTCAAGTATTTTCGACTCAGAAAAAGGACATCCTTCCGGAAAAGTATCTAAATGTAAATTAGTTTTCTTCGCAGTAAGGTGACGAGCTTTTCGATAACAATTAGACAATACTTCCGCTAAAAATGGCTTGAGACTAGGACTATCTTCAAGTAATAATTCTAGACAGATTCGCTGTTCGCTAATTGTACTACTCCAGCTTGGGCTTCTTTTTTCTGATTGATATTTCCACTTCAGTAAGTGCATTAATAAAACAATTAAGCGACTTTTTAATTCTCTTTTTTCTCTTTTTACCATGCTGGCAATTTCTTCAATCAGATTATCTAAATCTACCTGATGAAATTTATTTTCTCGTAACAAATTTGCGGTAGTTTCTGTCCAGAGATAGAAGTCGCGATCGTAGAGATTTGTTTGAAAAGTTAAATCTTTTTTAATAAAAATCTCAAATTTGGTTAATTAATTATATTACAGGCAAGATTAATTTAATTATCTAGCGGGCATTTTGCCCGCACTACTTACGAACTTTCGCCACCAACAACAACATTACGAATGCGTAAAGAAGGTCCACCACATCCTACAGGTAAACCACTTTGTCCGCCTTTACCGCAACCGCCGGACTCGTCCCAATAAAAATCATCGCCGATTCCTTCAATATTTGCCAAGGTTTTGAAGACGTTACCGGAAAGGGTGACATCTCTGACTGGTTCGGCTATTTTACCATTGCGAATCATCCAAGCTTCTCCGGCGCTAAAGGTGAACATTTCGCCGTTTGTCATTCCCCCTAACCAGTTACGGGCGTAAACTCCTTCTTTGATATCCTGAAATAAATCTGCGACTGGGGTGTTACCTCGCTCGATCCAGGTATTCGTCATGCGGACGATGGGGGGATAATGGTAATCTAAGCAACGAGCGTTACCTGTGGGGGTTTCTCC
This portion of the Oscillatoria salina IIICB1 genome encodes:
- a CDS encoding DUF29 domain-containing protein, yielding MFIKKDLTFQTNLYDRDFYLWTETTANLLRENKFHQVDLDNLIEEIASMVKREKRELKSRLIVLLMHLLKWKYQSEKRSPSWSSTISEQRICLELLLEDSPSLKPFLAEVLSNCYRKARHLTAKKTNLHLDTFPEGCPFSESKILELDYLPE
- a CDS encoding type II toxin-antitoxin system TacA family antitoxin, producing the protein MYNIYTLSLVTDINMGTEQQLRSETVNLRIHPKIRSIIDAAAQVCGKTRTSFVIDAAYHAATETLLEQKTFYLTDEQWEAFNEILDRPTKFNEKLAQLLKEKAPWE